A single window of Colletotrichum higginsianum IMI 349063 chromosome 8, whole genome shotgun sequence DNA harbors:
- a CDS encoding MAP kinase kinase kinase wis4 produces the protein MSTEPSPRAVRFSNGDDELRPDTTMPHRPVPVAVDSDNSASSADSHPDDPHALERQDEVGSLVRYQEGHIAGSMSNIVQAAVANGGTTRSLRSNASDGDASYANGTAATKIQRPSAPARTPSNTYAPAAHRRPQPAPSFVESVRASSRGRPRPSERFRQQERAYVQRLRQDHNDGYPFDGGYVNGINGISQGGDSDSEGETPSSEGPFDDRYDQETIMFYGNDDLQPSDEDLKDPTNRERLEWHGMLEAVLTGDVVKQEKKRLIGSNEQAVGKSGQKAELWLGIRSKVCGRHLPVQRRMVEEARATLDRTLDEIINFSVKGESEAGKPPYEQVKDVVKKIDKAESLYPSWTSLAAEHQSASSPLFQEASESIIAWYNTNELINTELAILKKWVGNEELDFTRTRQRSPVGNGISDESSFLDRLMKEDGLRSLYDEEFDDEKNKDAHKGMLPGISTVINKSKETLIRNFAAFQKRHLPPYIEELLTLISFPSRLIEEIIKVRLAYAKKVKESAQQNPMMQDQMISQFQLLLKLAIRIKLECLAVTQPEPGWELPPCIDESFDQVVLDALKYYFKMLNWKLSGNKNTFKEAELLFAEWDFANEIGSHLLGGDVEVAEQFSSLTFKAINRLSVTFEKELQVKPRESTAEMSKRYKQCLDSVRVRQRMLQRFSKMLSENYENASDFSIAFAPEKLQEFYDRLIVSGHFQVFTDLYEQEGIFIMASPSLMDRHDAIQSILGLSSPEQFAEDPTDPYLLILRPEGNPHWFGDVVQLSVRERSVDLKKGHMRLVAVGAQARLVDARRAFIDAVDMHVDLVVEQRSNLHKVNTRLMEIRRVAYKLSNNFMDSVEIIRKQTEGREVQELIQTCFVFATEFGQRSLLVMDSNRKQMNNLKLTKLALDWVSFICDDCIASDRKTFRWAVLALEFAMGMTRGRHILALGEEEYARLRAKVAGCMALLISHFDIMGARSNLAAQAEKERIEALVGQFKRLDKNRMLDDHEASKYITEQRLEELEKVDEIRRAKEAERQALGHVLEGNNEVDRSLAYLSSSATNITMRWQQGHFVGGGTFGNVYAAMNLDSGHLMAVKEIRLQDPKLIPTIAEQIKDEMGVLEVLDHPNVVSYYGIEVHRDRVYIFMEFCQGGSLANLLEHGRIEDEQVIMVYALQLLEGLAYLHESGIAHRDIKPENILLDHNGIIKYVDFGAAKVIARQGKTLVQDLSSTKPNKSMTGTPMYMSPEVIKGENPGRAGSVDIWSLGCVILEMATGRRPWANLDNEWAIMYNIAQGNPPQMPSTEQLSPQGIDFLGRCFTRDPKHRASAVELLQHEWIMTIRSQVVEPATPSDASSSAQSTPSSRSNTNDGFY, from the exons ATGTCCACCGAGCCGTCCCCTCGCGCCGTGAGATTCTCCAACGGAGACGACGAATTGCGCCCAGACACCACCATGCCCCATCGTCCTGtgcccgtcgccgttgacTCTGACAACTCTGCCTCGTCTGCTGATTCACATCCCGACGACCCGCACGCACTTGAGCGTCAGGATGAAGTCGGTTCCCTTGTCAGATATCAAGAGGGTCATATCGCCGGCTCCATGTCCAACATCGTTCAGGCTGCCGTAGCCAACGGCGGCACCACCCGCAGTCTACGAAGCAACGCCAGCGACGGTGATGCTTCCTACGCCAACGGCACTGCCGCGACCAAAATCCAACGGCCCAGCGCCCCCGCAAGGACGCCCTCCAACACCTACGCCCCGGCCGCCCATCGCAGGCCACAACCCGCTCCTTCATTTGTCGAATCCGTTCGAGCCTCGTCTAgaggccgccctcgtccgAGCGAGAGATTTCGTCAGCAGGAGAGGGCCTACGTCCAGAGGCTGCGTCAGGACCACAACGATGGCTACCCTTTCGACGGCGGATACGTAAACGGCATAAACGGCATAAGCCAAGGCGGTGATTCCGATTCCGAGGGTGAGACACCATCGTCCGAGGGCCCGTTCGACGACAGATACGACCAGGAGACCATCATGTTCTacggcaacgacgacctGCAACCGAGCGATGAGGATCTGAAAGACCCCACCAACCGTGAACGACTAGAATGGCATGGcatgctcgaggccgtcttGACTGGAGATGTTGTCaagcaagaaaaaaaacGGTTGATCGGATCCAACGAACAAGCAGTTGGGAAGAGTGGGCAAAAGGCGGAGCTGTGGCTGGGGATTCGCTCAAAGGTCTGCGGGCGGCATCTCCCAGTGCAGAGGCGAATGGTAGAAGAGGCCCGCGCGACGTTGGACCGCACGCtggacgagatcatcaacTTCTCAGTCAAGGGCGAGAGCGAGGCTGGGAAGCCACCGTACGAACAGGTGAAGGACGTGGTCAAGAAGATCGACAAAGCCGAAAGCCTGTACCCTTCGTGGACCTCACTGGCCGCCGAGCACCAATCAGCCAGCTCCCCGCTCTTCCAAGAAGCTTCGGAATCCATCATTGCATGGTACAACACCAATGAACTTATCAACACGGAGCTTGCCATCCTCAAGAAGTGGGTCGGCAATGAAGAGTTGGACTTCACGCGGACACGACAACGTTCACCCGTGGGCAACGGTATTAGCGACGAATCGTCTTTCCTTGACCGGCTGATGAAGGAGGATGGCTTGAGATCACTCTACGACGAGGAGTTCGACGACGAAAAGAATAAGGATGCTCATAAGGGCATGCTGCCTGGCATCTCCACCGTCATCAACAAGTCCAAGGAGACGCTTATCCGCAATTTTGCCGCTTTCCAGAAACGACATCTCCCACCATACATCGAGGAGCTTCTGACCCTCATCAGTTTCCCGTCTCGACTGATCGAGGAGATAATCAAAGTAAGGCTTGCTTACGCTAAGAAGGTCAAGGAGTCTGCGCAGCAAAACCCCATGATGCAAGACCAGATGATCAGCCAGTTTCAGCTGCTCCTGAAGCTAGCCATCCGCATCAAGCTGGAATGTCTTGCCGTCACACAACCAGAGCCCGGCTGGGAGCTCCCCCCTTGCATCGACGAGTCCTTTGACCAGGTTGTGCTGGACGCTCTCAAATACTACTTCAAGATGCTCAACTGGAAGTTGAGCGGCAACAAGAATACCTTCAAGGAGGCCGAACTTTTGTTCGCTGAATGGGACTTCGCCAACGAGATAGGCAGTCACCTCCTGGGCGgagacgtcgaggtcgcTGAGCAGTTTAGCTCGCTCACGTTCAAGGCCATCAACCGTCTCAGTGTCACCTTTGAGAAAGAGCTTCAAGTGAAGCCGAGAGAGAGTACTGCTGAGATGAGCAAGAGATACAAGCAGTGTTTAGACTCGGTCCGCGTGAGGCAAAGAATGCTGCAACGTTTCTCCAAGATGCTGAGCGAAAACTACGAAAACGCGTCTGACTTCAGCATCGCATTCGCGCCAGAGAAGCTGCAAGAGTTCTACGACAGACTCATCGTCTCGGGCCACTTCCAAGTCTTCACAGACCTCTACGAGCAGGAAGGCATATTCATTATGGCATCGCCCTCTTTGATGGACAGACACGACGCAATCCAATCCATCCTGGGTCTCAGCTCGCCCGAGCAGTTCGCAGAGGACCCTACCGACCCGTATCTTTTGATATTGCGGCCTGAAGGCAACCCGCACTGGTTCGGTGACGTGGTTCAGCTTTCGGTTCGCGAGCGGAGCGTCGACCTGAAGAAGGGCCACATGAGGCTAGTCGCCGTTGGTGCTCAGGCgcggctcgtcgacgccaggAGAGCCTTCATCGATGCCGTCGACATGCACGTGGACCTGGTAGTAGAACAGCGATCAAACTTGCATAAGGTCAACACGCGTCTGATGGAGATCAGGCGCGTTGCATACAAGCTTTCCAACAACTTCATGGACAGTGTCGAGATCATCCGCAAACAGACCGAAGGCAGAGAGGTCCAGGAGCTTATCCAAACCTGCTTTGTCTTCGCGACGGAATTCGGTCAGCGCTCGCTGCTCGTCATGGACAGCAACCGGAAACAAATGAACAACCTTAAGCTCACCAAGCTCGCACTGGACTGGGTCAGTTTCATTTGCGACGACTGTATCGCATCGGATCGAAAGACGTTCCGTTGGGCGGTTCTGGCTCTGGAGTTTGCCATGGGGATGACCAGGGGACGACACATCCTGGCCTTGGGCGAGGAGGAATACGCCAGGCTTCGGGCCAAGGTAGCCGGCTGCATGGCTCTCCTCATCTCGCATTTTGACATCATGGGGGCCAGATCCAACCTGGCTGCGCAGGCAGAGAAGGAGCGCATTGAGGCTTTGGTTGGTCAGTTCAAACGTCTCGATAAAAATCGGATGCTTGACGACCACGAAGCTTCCAAGTATATCACGGAGCAGCGCTTGGAGGAACTCGAGAAGGTCGACGAGATCAGAAGGGCAAAGGAGGCAGAGAGGCAAGCGCTCGGCCACGTGCTCGAAGGAAACAACGAGGTTGACCGCTCACTGGCCTacctctcgtcctcggctaCCAACATCACGATGCGCTGGCAACAGGGCCATTTTGTTGGCGGTGGTACCTTTGGCAACGTTTACGCCGCCATGAATTTGGACTCGGGCCACTTGATGGCCGTCAAGGAGATCCGGTTGCAAGATCCAAAGTTGATCCCCACCATTGCCGAGCAGATCAAGGACGAAATGGGCGTTTTGGAGGTCCTCGACCACCCCAACGTCGTCTCCTACTACGGCATTGAAGTCCACCGTGACAGAGTCTACATCTTCATGGAGTTTTGCCAGGGCGGCTCTCTGGCGAATCTGCTGGAGCACGGCCGTATCGAAGACGAACAAGTTATCATGGTTTACGCATTGCAGCTGCTTGAGGGTCTCGCTTACCTTCACGAGAGCGGCATTGCTCACCGCGATATCAAACCTGAGA ATATTCTACTTGACCACAATGGTATCATCAAGTATGTCGACTTCGGAGCCGCCAAGGTCATTGCCAGGCAGGGCAAGACCCTCGTCCAGGATCTCTCCTCCACGAAACCTAATAAGTCCATGACGGGAACACCAATGTACATGTCTCCCGAAGTGATCAAGGGCGAAAACCCTGGAAGGGCCGGCTCGGTTGACATCTGGTCTCTGGGCTGCGTCATTCTTGAGATGGCTACCGGTCGCCGCCCTTGGGCCAACTTGGACAACGAGTGGGCAATCATGTACAACATTGCGCAGGGCAACCCTCCCCAGATGCCGTCAACCGAACAGCTCAGCCCCCAGGGCATCGACTTCTTGGGGAGGTGCTTCACCAGAGACCCCAAGCACCGTGCGTCCGCTGTTGAGCTCCTGCAGCACGAGTGGATCATGACGATTCGCAGCCAGGTCGTAGAGCCGGCCACGCCTAGTGACGCGAGTTCCTCGGCTCAGTCAACACCCAGCTCCAGGAGTAACACCAACGACGGTTTCTACTAG